One Kribbella sp. NBC_00662 genomic region harbors:
- the dgoD gene encoding galactonate dehydratase, protein MKIEKIETFLVPPRWLFCRVETSDGVVGWGEPVVEGRAEVVRAAIDVLAEYLIGQDPLQIERHWQILTKGGFYRGGPVLSSAVAGLDHALWDIAGKVYGAPVAALLGGRVRDRVRVYAWVGGDEPSAIGDAVAEQVAAGMTAVKMNASGQIQTSPSVAEVNDIVTRLAAAREVLGDSRDVAIDLHGRVGAAGARRILHAVEGLQPMFVEEPVLPEQMAHLSSVVETSTIPVALGERLYHRAEFMAPLNAGVAVVQPDVSHAGGISELRRIAVLADAHGAMLAPHCPLGPISLAASLQVSFATPNFLIQEQSRGIHYNVSSDLTSYVMDPAPFTWVNGHAEWNPLPGLGITVDEAAVRAADKIGHSWRNPVWTHEDGSFAEW, encoded by the coding sequence GTGAAGATCGAGAAGATCGAGACGTTCCTGGTCCCGCCGCGCTGGTTGTTCTGCCGGGTCGAGACCAGCGACGGCGTCGTCGGCTGGGGCGAGCCGGTCGTCGAGGGGCGCGCGGAAGTCGTGCGAGCCGCGATCGACGTACTCGCGGAGTACCTGATCGGCCAGGATCCACTGCAGATCGAGCGGCACTGGCAGATCCTGACCAAGGGCGGCTTCTACCGCGGCGGGCCGGTGCTCAGCAGCGCGGTCGCCGGTCTCGACCACGCCCTCTGGGACATCGCCGGCAAGGTGTACGGCGCTCCCGTCGCGGCCCTGCTCGGCGGACGGGTCCGTGATCGGGTCCGCGTGTACGCATGGGTCGGCGGGGACGAGCCGTCCGCGATCGGCGACGCCGTCGCGGAGCAGGTCGCGGCCGGTATGACCGCCGTCAAGATGAACGCCAGTGGGCAGATCCAGACGTCGCCATCGGTTGCCGAGGTCAACGACATCGTCACCCGGCTGGCCGCGGCCCGCGAGGTGCTCGGCGACTCCCGTGACGTCGCGATCGACCTGCACGGACGCGTCGGCGCCGCCGGTGCCCGGCGGATCCTGCACGCGGTCGAGGGCCTGCAGCCGATGTTCGTCGAGGAGCCGGTGCTGCCGGAGCAGATGGCGCATCTGTCCTCGGTGGTTGAGACCTCGACCATCCCGGTCGCGCTCGGCGAGCGGCTGTACCACCGGGCCGAGTTCATGGCTCCGCTCAACGCCGGAGTGGCCGTCGTACAGCCGGATGTGTCGCATGCGGGCGGGATCTCCGAGCTGCGGCGGATCGCCGTACTCGCGGATGCGCACGGTGCGATGCTCGCACCGCATTGTCCGCTCGGGCCGATCTCGCTGGCGGCCTCGTTGCAGGTGTCGTTCGCGACGCCGAACTTCCTGATCCAGGAGCAGAGCCGCGGCATCCACTACAACGTGTCGAGCGACCTCACGTCGTACGTCATGGATCCGGCGCCGTTCACCTGGGTCAACGGGCACGCCGAGTGGAATCCCCTGCCCGGCTTGGGAATCACCGTCGACGAGGCGGCCGTCCGCGCCGCCGACAAGATCGGTCATTCGTGGCGCAACCCGGTGTGGACCCACGAAGACGGCTCGTTCGCCGAATGGTGA
- a CDS encoding bifunctional 4-hydroxy-2-oxoglutarate aldolase/2-dehydro-3-deoxy-phosphogluconate aldolase: MDLLAELRARKLLAIIRADGPDTALACVETLVEAGVTALEISLTTPGGVEAIAKARSQYDPHILIGAGTVVTAAQADEVAAARAGFVVTPAITRGAHRAVELGLPLLCGALTPTEVVAALDLGATAVKIFPAKVYGPSYLSELRAPLPDAPLIAVGGVDAQSAPKYLAAGALAVGVGSPLLGDAGTGGSLAELAIRASTFRTELGV; this comes from the coding sequence ATGGACCTGCTTGCCGAACTTCGCGCCCGGAAGCTGCTCGCGATCATCCGGGCGGACGGGCCGGATACCGCGCTCGCCTGTGTCGAGACGCTCGTCGAGGCCGGCGTCACCGCGCTGGAGATCTCGCTCACCACGCCGGGCGGCGTCGAGGCGATCGCCAAGGCGCGGTCGCAGTACGACCCGCACATCCTGATCGGCGCCGGGACCGTCGTGACTGCAGCGCAGGCTGACGAGGTCGCCGCGGCTCGGGCCGGCTTTGTCGTCACTCCGGCGATCACGCGCGGCGCTCATCGTGCGGTTGAGCTCGGTCTGCCGCTTCTCTGCGGCGCGCTCACACCGACCGAGGTCGTCGCTGCGCTGGATCTCGGCGCGACCGCGGTGAAGATCTTCCCGGCCAAGGTGTATGGGCCGAGCTACCTCTCCGAGCTTCGCGCGCCGCTGCCGGACGCGCCGCTGATAGCGGTCGGCGGGGTCGATGCACAGTCGGCGCCGAAGTACCTCGCCGCCGGAGCGCTTGCGGTCGGCGTCGGATCGCCGCTGCTGGGTGACGCTGGCACGGGCGGTTCGTTGGCGGAGCTCGCGATCCGCGCCAGCACATTCCGCACCGAGCTCGGCGTCTAG